The region AACTTTAATGACCTTAAATGGCTCCCTTGATGGAGCCGCTTTTCAAGTATTTGTTGACCATTTTCTCGTTCCTAACTTGTGGAAGGGGGCTGTAGTAGTAATGGATAGATTAGCCATTCATAGAATGGAATCAGTGGTGAAAAAAATTGAAGGAGTTGGTGCCCGTGTCGTTTATCTATCTCCCTACTCTCCTGATTTTAATCCGATTGAGCTTTGGTGGTCGCAGCTTAAATCCTTTCTTCGATG is a window of Roseofilum casamattae BLCC-M143 DNA encoding:
- a CDS encoding transposase, which codes for TLMTLNGSLDGAAFQVFVDHFLVPNLWKGAVVVMDRLAIHRMESVVKKIEGVGARVVYLSPYSPDFNPIELWWSQLKSFLRCFAPKNSAMVDSLLAIALNLINPQHLRNWLAHCCYCTS